The following proteins are co-located in the Massilia litorea genome:
- a CDS encoding glycosyltransferase family 2 protein — protein MNTYHVVITFVTWFVLCFFVALNGGYLLLNLFSLRALHKRGQEQFLGDLPRAYSGLEPPVSILVPAYNEEATIAASIRSMLQLTYAEFEIVIINDGSKDATLDVLKREFALLPFPEAYRRTIPTKEVRQIYRSTRYPNVRVIDKVNGGKADSLNAGINASRYPLFCGVDADSILQRDSLAKVTEPFLRDPTMVATGGTVRVANGCEVSGGFLTKVGLPRSPLALFQVVEYLRAFLFGRLGWSALNGMLIISGAFGIFRKDAVVLAGGYRPDTIGEDMELVVRMHRTLRAKRQPYRIEFVPDPVCWTEAPEDLATLKNQRVRWQRGLAESLSANWGLMCSRNGGVAGWVAFPFMLFFEWLGPVIELGGYIFMVFAFLTGAISWEAFGAFLFVALGLGILLSASGLLLEEMSFHLYPRGKQLLMLGLVVILENFGYRQLNTWWRLVGLWRWARGKESTWGAMKRKGIGEEAAGVPPPSA, from the coding sequence ATGAATACCTATCATGTCGTCATCACCTTCGTCACCTGGTTCGTGCTCTGCTTTTTCGTGGCGCTCAACGGCGGCTACCTGCTCCTGAACCTGTTCTCGCTGCGCGCCCTGCACAAGCGCGGCCAGGAGCAGTTCCTGGGCGACCTGCCGCGCGCCTATTCCGGCCTGGAGCCGCCGGTCAGCATCCTGGTCCCGGCGTATAACGAAGAGGCGACGATCGCCGCCTCGATCCGCTCGATGCTGCAGCTGACCTATGCGGAATTCGAGATCGTGATCATCAACGACGGCTCGAAGGACGCTACGCTGGACGTGCTGAAGCGCGAGTTCGCGCTGCTGCCCTTCCCGGAAGCTTACCGGCGCACGATTCCGACGAAAGAGGTGCGCCAGATCTACCGCTCGACGCGCTACCCGAACGTGCGCGTGATCGACAAGGTCAACGGCGGCAAGGCCGATTCGCTCAACGCCGGCATCAACGCCTCGCGCTATCCGCTGTTCTGCGGCGTCGACGCCGACTCGATCCTGCAGCGCGACAGCCTGGCGAAGGTGACGGAACCTTTTCTCCGCGACCCGACCATGGTTGCCACCGGCGGCACGGTGCGCGTCGCCAACGGCTGCGAGGTCTCCGGCGGTTTCCTGACGAAAGTCGGCCTGCCGCGCAGCCCGCTGGCGCTGTTTCAGGTCGTCGAATACCTGCGCGCCTTTCTCTTCGGGCGCCTCGGCTGGTCGGCGCTGAACGGCATGCTGATCATCTCCGGCGCCTTCGGCATCTTCCGCAAGGACGCGGTGGTGCTGGCCGGCGGCTACCGGCCCGACACCATCGGCGAAGACATGGAACTCGTGGTGCGCATGCACCGCACGCTGCGCGCAAAGCGCCAGCCCTACCGCATCGAATTCGTGCCCGATCCGGTGTGCTGGACCGAGGCCCCGGAAGACCTGGCGACCCTGAAAAACCAGCGTGTGCGCTGGCAGCGCGGCCTGGCCGAGAGCCTGAGCGCCAACTGGGGCCTGATGTGTTCGCGTAACGGCGGCGTGGCCGGCTGGGTTGCCTTCCCGTTCATGCTGTTTTTTGAATGGCTCGGGCCGGTGATCGAACTGGGCGGCTATATCTTCATGGTGTTCGCCTTCCTCACCGGCGCGATTTCGTGGGAAGCCTTCGGCGCCTTCCTGTTCGTGGCGCTGGGGCTGGGCATCCTGCTGTCGGCCTCGGGGCTGCTGCTGGAGGAGATGTCCTTCCACCTCTACCCGCGCGGCAAGCAGCTGTTGATGCTGGGACTGGTCGTGATCCTCGAGAACTTCGGCTACCGGCAACTGAATACCTGGTGGCGCCTGGTCGGCCTGTGGCGCTGGGCGCGCGGGAAGGAATCGACCTGGGGCGCGATGAAGCGCAAGGGCATCGGCGAGGAAGCCGCCGGCGTGCCTCCGCCTTCGGCATGA
- a CDS encoding HEAT repeat domain-containing protein produces MTLVPHSDPFVAAAIWTGFAALILTLLLALQIIAMRMMLRRRQRSDARALSRWRPLLNAAIVGEMPATLPPLRRGERLPFLRLWAHLQGSLRGEANEALNEVARRLGIDAYARGLLGRGSRPARLLSALVLGHLHDLDAWPGLLRMAGQPDNTVSLTALWALVRIDPQAASDYMVPLFIAREEWALSLAAGILQQATEPAARALTRLLPQLGEDKLPRALRIAEALHLALPAGVLKSALDSGSMPVVIAGLRGVRTPETLPEVRALLAHEDWQVRVQAARALGRVGERGDAERLVQLLGDREWWVRYRAAEALLELPALTRADLEALRASLTDRFAADMLSQAMAESASV; encoded by the coding sequence TTGACCTTGGTCCCCCATTCCGACCCCTTCGTCGCCGCAGCCATCTGGACCGGCTTCGCGGCGCTGATCCTGACCTTGCTGCTGGCCCTGCAGATCATCGCCATGCGCATGATGCTGCGCCGGCGCCAGCGCAGCGATGCGCGTGCGCTGAGCCGCTGGCGTCCGCTGCTCAACGCCGCCATCGTGGGCGAGATGCCGGCCACCCTGCCCCCGCTGCGGCGCGGCGAACGCCTGCCCTTCCTGCGCCTGTGGGCGCACCTGCAAGGTTCGCTGCGCGGCGAAGCCAACGAGGCGCTGAACGAAGTCGCGCGCCGTCTCGGGATCGACGCCTATGCGCGCGGCCTGCTGGGACGCGGCAGCCGTCCGGCGCGCCTGCTCTCGGCCCTGGTGCTGGGCCACCTGCACGACCTCGATGCCTGGCCCGGCCTGCTGCGCATGGCCGGACAGCCGGACAATACGGTGTCGCTCACGGCCTTGTGGGCGCTGGTGCGGATCGACCCGCAGGCCGCAAGCGACTACATGGTGCCGCTCTTTATCGCGCGCGAGGAATGGGCGCTGTCGCTGGCGGCCGGCATCCTGCAGCAGGCGACCGAACCGGCGGCCCGTGCGCTGACGCGCCTGCTGCCGCAGCTGGGCGAAGACAAGCTGCCGCGCGCGCTGCGCATCGCCGAGGCGCTGCACCTGGCGCTGCCGGCCGGCGTGCTGAAGTCGGCCCTGGACAGCGGGTCGATGCCGGTCGTGATCGCCGGCCTGCGCGGCGTGCGTACGCCCGAGACCCTGCCGGAGGTGCGCGCCCTGCTGGCGCACGAGGACTGGCAGGTGCGGGTGCAGGCCGCGCGCGCCCTGGGCCGGGTCGGCGAACGCGGCGACGCCGAGCGCCTGGTACAGCTGCTCGGCGACCGCGAATGGTGGGTGCGCTACCGCGCCGCCGAGGCCCTGCTCGAACTGCCGGCGCTCACGCGCGCCGACCTGGAGGCCTTGCGCGCTTCCCTCACCGACCGCTTCGCCGCCGACATGCTGTCGCAGGCGATGGCCGAAAGCGCTTCCGTATGA
- a CDS encoding response regulator transcription factor, which translates to MQPDPATVPTVLVVEDDEHISQVLRFMLERQGYQVVHMADGRAASQHIATSNPPALVLLDVMLPYVDGFEIVGQIRARDSWRDVPVLMLTAKNTERDTVRALDAGASDFVIKPFQPQELLARVRRYLRPSA; encoded by the coding sequence ATGCAACCAGATCCGGCCACCGTCCCCACTGTCCTCGTCGTCGAGGACGACGAACATATTTCGCAGGTCCTGCGCTTCATGCTGGAACGGCAGGGTTACCAGGTCGTACACATGGCCGACGGGCGCGCCGCGTCGCAGCACATCGCCACCTCGAATCCGCCGGCCCTGGTCCTGCTCGACGTGATGCTGCCGTATGTCGACGGCTTCGAGATCGTGGGGCAGATCCGGGCCAGGGACAGCTGGCGCGATGTGCCGGTGCTGATGCTGACCGCCAAGAACACCGAGCGCGACACCGTGCGCGCGCTCGACGCCGGCGCCAGCGACTTCGTCATCAAGCCCTTCCAGCCACAGGAACTGCTGGCACGCGTGCGCCGCTATCTCCGCCCCAGCGCCTGA
- a CDS encoding DUF3820 family protein, producing MTPEHLLLLLTREMPYGKYEGRKIADLPGHYLGWFAREGFPRGELGELLALMYELDHNDLRALLDPLRGAR from the coding sequence ATGACACCCGAACACCTGCTCCTGCTGCTGACACGCGAAATGCCGTATGGGAAGTACGAAGGCCGGAAAATCGCCGACCTGCCGGGCCATTACCTGGGCTGGTTTGCGCGCGAAGGCTTTCCGCGCGGCGAACTGGGCGAGCTGCTGGCCCTGATGTACGAACTCGACCATAACGACCTGCGCGCCCTGCTCGATCCGCTGCGGGGTGCGCGCTGA
- a CDS encoding DUF1810 domain-containing protein has product MDNEFNLDRFVSAQDPVYSEVLAELRTGKKRTHWMWFVFPQIAGLGQSEMARTYAIGSGDEAAAYLAHPVLGPRLRECARLVASHRDKTIGEIFDSPDDRKFHSSMTLFNDVAPDEAVFQTCLDQFFDGRPDSATLDRL; this is encoded by the coding sequence ATGGACAATGAATTCAACCTCGACCGCTTCGTCAGCGCCCAGGATCCCGTGTATTCCGAAGTCCTGGCCGAGCTGCGCACGGGCAAAAAGCGCACCCACTGGATGTGGTTCGTCTTTCCCCAGATTGCCGGACTGGGCCAGAGCGAGATGGCGCGCACCTATGCGATCGGATCGGGCGACGAAGCCGCCGCCTACCTGGCGCATCCCGTGCTCGGGCCGCGCCTGCGCGAATGCGCGCGCCTCGTTGCATCGCACCGCGACAAGACGATAGGCGAGATCTTCGACAGTCCCGACGACCGCAAATTCCATTCCTCGATGACGCTGTTTAACGACGTCGCGCCCGACGAAGCCGTGTTCCAGACCTGTCTCGACCAGTTCTTCGACGGGCGGCCCGATAGCGCGACGCTCGACCGGCTCTAG
- a CDS encoding ATP-binding protein has translation MIEKILSLGVNTEFDVIAARQRARQIAEACGFGALDQARISTVVSELARNIYNYARTGSVSFAVSGAVAPQKLLITLEDRGSGIADLELILAGKYRSTSGMGLGILSARRLMEDFDIASSAAGTRITVGKPFLVHTPFIGADTFRAVVAKFEALPDQAALSEARHQNRELTDALSALQARQDELLLVTTRLEERNRNIEALYDLLDDKAVALQQADRSKNEFLATLSHELRGPLSAAGMAATLLQPAGVSSERANQMGELIGRQVAHMSRLVEDLLDVSRVSRGLVQLEQAPVELAAIVAAAVEQMQSLADRKHHRIEQQLGTAPLLVLGDRTRLIQVLSNLLGNAIRYTASGGHIRIALEQRGPMAVLLVADNGKGITAELMPRLFDLYAQGEVSSDRTDGGLGLGLALVRNLVEAHKGSVAVDSAGEGKGSVFTVQLPLHIEASL, from the coding sequence ATGATTGAAAAAATACTGTCCCTTGGTGTCAATACCGAGTTTGACGTTATTGCCGCGCGCCAGCGGGCGCGTCAGATTGCGGAGGCCTGCGGCTTTGGCGCCCTCGACCAGGCGCGCATCAGCACCGTCGTGTCCGAGCTGGCCCGTAACATCTATAACTATGCGCGTACCGGCTCGGTGTCGTTTGCGGTCAGCGGCGCAGTGGCGCCTCAAAAACTGCTGATCACCCTGGAAGACCGGGGCAGCGGAATCGCCGACCTCGAGCTGATCCTCGCGGGGAAGTACCGTTCGACCTCGGGCATGGGCCTGGGCATCCTGTCGGCGCGGCGCCTGATGGAAGATTTCGACATTGCCAGCAGCGCCGCCGGCACCCGCATTACCGTCGGCAAGCCCTTCCTTGTGCACACGCCCTTCATCGGTGCCGACACCTTCCGCGCCGTCGTGGCGAAGTTCGAGGCGCTGCCCGACCAGGCGGCCTTGTCGGAAGCACGCCACCAGAACCGTGAGCTGACCGATGCCCTGAGTGCCTTGCAGGCGCGGCAGGATGAGCTGCTGCTGGTGACGACGCGCCTGGAGGAACGAAATCGCAACATCGAGGCGCTCTACGATCTGCTCGACGATAAAGCCGTCGCATTGCAGCAGGCGGATCGCAGCAAGAACGAGTTCCTGGCCACGCTCAGCCACGAACTGCGCGGCCCGCTGTCGGCGGCCGGCATGGCCGCCACCCTGCTCCAGCCGGCAGGCGTGAGTTCGGAGCGCGCCAACCAGATGGGTGAACTGATCGGCCGCCAGGTCGCGCACATGAGCAGGCTGGTAGAGGACCTGCTGGACGTCTCGCGCGTCAGCCGCGGCCTGGTGCAGCTGGAGCAGGCCCCGGTGGAACTGGCCGCGATCGTGGCCGCGGCCGTCGAGCAGATGCAGTCCCTGGCGGACCGCAAACACCACCGCATCGAACAGCAGCTCGGGACGGCCCCCTTGCTGGTGCTGGGCGACCGCACGCGATTGATCCAGGTGCTGAGCAACCTCCTCGGCAACGCCATACGCTACACCGCAAGCGGCGGACACATCCGCATCGCGCTGGAACAACGCGGGCCGATGGCGGTGCTGCTGGTAGCGGACAACGGCAAGGGCATTACAGCCGAGCTGATGCCGCGCCTGTTCGACCTCTACGCGCAGGGTGAAGTGTCGTCGGACCGCACCGACGGCGGCCTGGGACTGGGCCTGGCCCTGGTGCGCAACCTGGTCGAGGCGCACAAGGGAAGCGTGGCCGTGGACAGCGCCGGCGAAGGAAAAGGAAGTGTGTTTACTGTGCAATTACCTCTGCACATAGAGGCGAGCCTGTAG
- a CDS encoding phosphoethanolamine transferase, with product MTSCIHERVVHATPRLRAQAALRGLAPLLLPICALSFAIFAGHDGTRVWQMLVLALPIWFWLWWPCATRGRRLAQAIVCFAAGLAFVIDGAVRGFLLAAYDALPNSSMVLSAVANTTGDESMEFVSMYWRDLLAWSGFALLCGTLLAWGLVRWWRSPPRVPEPRGWTIVLAALILALIVGAFASKPTRRHHPLLFWPQWSQDVTQLRQEWASLGRQRSELLASATALAPTLSKNGPDTLVLVISESMNRSNLGSYGYQRATSPALSERQRLLGGQLQVFRHAWSVNASTVPALRNLFYFGSPEAHSRVHLLALARAAGYRTFWISNHNDLAIEQEHARLADSVQILNNMPGRGSRALDGQVLPAARAALADPAPRKLIVLHMLGLHPHYRMRHPDGASPYAHALDRVDARLRSEGRPAWLRELRNDYDSAVRYHDSTVAATLDLSRQAAGRQTWVFLSDHGQEVGHTTDRAGHSATTPDGYRIPLMLWSSFADPAPGQALTAPVRGDWFGFSLARLLGIEWRGAHPGRDVLDGRYRWQAPSLPLTIDFGT from the coding sequence ATGACTTCCTGCATCCACGAACGCGTCGTGCACGCGACGCCGCGCCTGCGCGCGCAGGCGGCGCTGCGCGGTCTGGCGCCGCTCCTGCTGCCGATCTGCGCCCTGAGCTTCGCCATATTTGCCGGCCACGACGGCACGCGCGTCTGGCAGATGCTGGTGCTGGCGCTGCCGATCTGGTTCTGGCTGTGGTGGCCCTGCGCGACGCGCGGACGGCGCCTGGCGCAGGCCATCGTCTGCTTCGCCGCCGGCCTGGCCTTCGTGATCGACGGCGCCGTGCGCGGCTTCCTGCTCGCGGCCTACGATGCGCTGCCCAACAGTTCGATGGTGCTCAGCGCCGTGGCCAACACCACGGGCGACGAGTCGATGGAATTCGTCAGCATGTACTGGCGCGACCTGCTGGCCTGGTCCGGCTTCGCCCTCTTGTGCGGCACGCTGCTGGCCTGGGGCCTGGTGCGCTGGTGGCGTTCGCCGCCGCGCGTGCCGGAGCCGCGCGGCTGGACCATCGTGCTTGCGGCGCTGATACTGGCGCTGATCGTCGGCGCCTTCGCCAGCAAGCCCACGCGGCGCCATCATCCGCTGCTGTTCTGGCCCCAGTGGTCGCAGGACGTGACGCAATTGCGCCAGGAATGGGCCAGCCTCGGGCGCCAGCGCAGCGAACTGCTGGCCAGCGCCACGGCGCTCGCGCCGACGCTGTCGAAGAACGGTCCCGACACCCTGGTGCTGGTCATCAGCGAGAGCATGAACCGCAGTAACCTCGGCAGCTACGGCTACCAGCGCGCCACCTCGCCCGCCCTGTCCGAGCGCCAGCGCCTGCTCGGCGGCCAGCTGCAGGTGTTCCGCCACGCCTGGTCGGTGAATGCCTCGACCGTGCCGGCACTGCGCAACCTGTTCTATTTCGGGTCCCCGGAAGCGCATTCGCGCGTGCACCTGCTGGCGCTGGCGCGGGCCGCCGGCTACCGCACCTTCTGGATCAGCAACCACAACGACCTCGCGATCGAGCAGGAACATGCGCGCCTGGCCGACAGCGTGCAAATCCTGAACAACATGCCGGGACGCGGCTCGCGCGCGCTGGACGGCCAGGTGCTGCCGGCCGCACGCGCCGCGCTGGCCGACCCGGCGCCGCGCAAACTGATCGTCCTGCACATGCTCGGCCTGCATCCGCACTACCGGATGCGCCACCCGGACGGCGCCAGCCCCTACGCCCACGCGCTCGACCGCGTCGACGCGCGCCTGCGCAGCGAAGGCCGCCCGGCCTGGCTGCGCGAACTGCGCAACGACTACGATTCGGCCGTGCGCTACCACGACAGCACGGTAGCAGCCACGCTCGACCTCTCGCGCCAGGCGGCGGGCAGGCAGACCTGGGTCTTCCTGTCGGACCATGGCCAGGAGGTCGGCCACACGACCGACCGCGCCGGCCACAGCGCCACCACGCCCGACGGTTACCGCATTCCGCTGATGCTGTGGAGTTCCTTCGCCGACCCGGCGCCGGGCCAGGCCCTGACGGCGCCGGTGCGCGGCGACTGGTTCGGTTTCAGCCTGGCGCGCCTGCTCGGCATCGAATGGCGCGGCGCGCATCCGGGACGGGACGTGCTCGATGGGCGTTATCGGTGGCAGGCGCCCAGCTTGCCGTTGACGATCGATTTCGGGACCTGA
- a CDS encoding NYN domain-containing protein → MASSDNISMAVFCDFENVALGVRDANYEKFDIKPVLERLLLKGSITVKKAYCDWDRYKGFKSTMHEANFELIEIPHVRQSGKNSADIRLVVDALDLCYTKSHVNTFVIISGDSDFSPLVSKLRENNKQVIGVGVKQSTSDLLVANCDEFIFYDDLVREVRRAAAKRDERKAAPQNNKRPSDDRRKEELEARKTQALEMVVETFDALVSERGDTGKIWASLLKDTLKRRRPEFSEVYYGFRTFGNLLEEAQVRGLFEFGRDEKSGTYVYRTSGANAAQPAEGLSMAETIMAGTDAHAEGDEAAAPGEAKEEGKTKRGRGGRGRKSARGEAPFVAVTPDEAVEAVQADEGPGEAVSEPAVDEGAEAWPAPAALEEVIAAVEPAVLEEAPAPAKKERRRAPRKPAAKKGAPVVEPAADSSQADAPAAQVPVAEITAPVARIEASDVRHAADSELEEDDVHEDDVNGNVAEGARPVRSGAARPARKPAARSRRPAKPKAA, encoded by the coding sequence ATGGCTTCATCCGATAACATCAGCATGGCGGTGTTCTGCGATTTCGAGAACGTCGCACTCGGCGTGCGCGACGCGAACTACGAAAAATTCGACATCAAGCCCGTGCTCGAGCGCCTCCTGCTCAAGGGCAGCATCACGGTCAAGAAAGCCTACTGCGACTGGGACCGCTACAAGGGCTTCAAGTCGACGATGCACGAAGCGAATTTCGAACTGATCGAGATCCCGCACGTGCGCCAGTCGGGCAAGAATTCGGCCGACATCCGCCTGGTGGTGGACGCGCTCGACCTGTGCTACACCAAGTCGCACGTCAACACCTTCGTCATCATCAGCGGCGACTCCGACTTTTCGCCGCTGGTGTCGAAACTGCGCGAGAACAACAAGCAGGTGATCGGCGTGGGCGTCAAGCAGTCGACTTCCGACCTGCTGGTGGCCAACTGCGACGAATTCATCTTCTACGACGACCTGGTACGCGAAGTGCGCCGCGCCGCCGCCAAGCGCGACGAACGCAAGGCCGCCCCGCAGAACAACAAGCGCCCGAGCGACGACCGCCGCAAGGAAGAACTCGAGGCGCGCAAGACGCAAGCCCTGGAAATGGTGGTCGAGACCTTCGACGCGCTGGTCTCGGAACGCGGCGACACCGGCAAGATCTGGGCCTCGCTGCTGAAGGACACCCTCAAACGCCGTCGTCCGGAATTCTCGGAGGTGTATTACGGCTTCCGCACCTTCGGCAACCTGCTGGAAGAGGCGCAGGTACGCGGCCTGTTCGAATTCGGCCGCGACGAAAAATCCGGGACCTACGTCTACCGCACCAGCGGCGCCAACGCCGCGCAGCCGGCCGAGGGCTTGAGCATGGCCGAGACCATCATGGCCGGCACCGACGCGCATGCCGAAGGCGACGAGGCAGCCGCGCCAGGCGAGGCGAAGGAAGAAGGCAAGACCAAGCGCGGCCGCGGCGGCCGTGGCCGCAAGAGCGCGCGCGGCGAGGCGCCGTTCGTGGCGGTGACGCCGGACGAGGCGGTCGAGGCGGTGCAAGCCGATGAAGGGCCGGGCGAAGCAGTGAGCGAGCCGGCCGTGGACGAAGGGGCCGAGGCCTGGCCCGCGCCGGCTGCCCTGGAAGAAGTGATCGCCGCCGTCGAGCCGGCCGTGCTGGAAGAAGCGCCGGCGCCCGCCAAGAAGGAGCGTCGCCGCGCACCACGCAAGCCGGCCGCGAAGAAGGGGGCGCCGGTCGTGGAGCCTGCGGCCGACTCCAGCCAGGCCGACGCGCCGGCTGCGCAGGTGCCGGTGGCCGAGATCACGGCGCCGGTTGCCAGGATCGAGGCCAGCGATGTCCGTCATGCTGCCGACAGCGAGCTGGAAGAGGACGATGTCCACGAGGACGACGTGAACGGCAATGTCGCCGAGGGCGCCAGGCCGGTCCGCAGCGGCGCGGCTCGTCCGGCACGCAAGCCGGCCGCGCGCAGCCGCCGTCCGGCCAAGCCGAAGGCAGCGTAG